In Schistocerca cancellata isolate TAMUIC-IGC-003103 chromosome 7, iqSchCanc2.1, whole genome shotgun sequence, a genomic segment contains:
- the LOC126092068 gene encoding ornithine decarboxylase 1-like, whose protein sequence is MQLGKVDERIHVMDASSNAWSVIKDIAESGLQEEAFYVCDIGDIISKHKEWKIKMPRVQPYYAVKCNDSLTVIEVLAALGTCYDCASKAEIDRVLSVGVDPSHIIFANPAKPASHIRHAAAVGVDLMTFDSDCELHKIKTLFPTAKLVLRIRYDAAVAQCQLGNKFGCDPDSDAPRLMKLAQSLGLDIVGISFHVGSGCDDPPVFYKAISAARRLFDLGSSLGFSMSLLDLGGGYPGNKGAHLDKIAEVVNSALGEFFPEPDVHVIAEPGRYYVASAYTLATNVHSKRELINPKDGSITSVMYYVNDGVYGSFNCILYDHMKVTPVPLKAAGLEMRPCSVWGPTCDGLDQIVESTMLPELDIGDWLIFENMGAYTLPVASPFNGFPVPKVHTVIDVQGWLLLKDRLPMTENHFVIGNTPANLHLGLSIDGQGNIDEWDEVHMPVSSSDDEIMDDHMSHSAVGSSIVYPFLQMGQVN, encoded by the exons ATGCAGCTAGGTAAAGTTGATGAACGTATTCATGTCATGGATGCCAGTTCAAACGCCTGGAGCGTCATAAAGGACATTGCAGAGTCAGGA cttcAAGAGGAAGCATTCTACGTCTGTGACATTGGTGACATAATAAGCAAACACAAGGAATGGAAAATTAAAATGCCTAGAGTCCAGCCATACTACG CGGTGAAATGCAACGATAGCCTCACTGTGATTGAGGTTCTGGCTGCACTTGGAACTTGCTATGATTGTGCTTCAAAG GCGGAAATTGACAGAGTTCTTTCCGTTGGTGTCGATCCAAGCCATATTATTTTTGCAAATCCTGCTAAACCTGCATCGCATATTCGCCACGCAGCAGCTGTAGGTGTTGATCTGATGACTTTTGACAGTGACTGTGAGCTTCACAAAATCAAGACCCTATTTCCTACTGCCAA GCTGGTGCTACGTATCCGGTATGATGCTGCCGTCGCTCAGTGCCAGCTTGGGAACAAGTTTGGATGTGACCCAGACTCAGATGCGCCACGACTTATGAAACTGGCTCAGTCATTGGGCCTAGACATTGTGGGCATCAGTTTCCACGTCGGCTCTGGCTGTGACGATCCACCAGTATTCTACAAAGCCATTTCTGCCGCTCGAAGACTTTTTGATCTGGGGTCATCTCTTGGGTTCTCTATGAGTTTGCTTGATCTTGGTGGTGGCTATCCTGGCAACAAAGGTGCCCATTTAGATAAG attgcAGAGGTGGTGAACAGCGCCCTCGGAGAGTTCTTTCCTGAACCAGATGTTCACGTAATTGCAGAACCAGGACGTTATTATGTTGCCTCAGCTTATACTCTTGCTACAAATGTTCACTCCAAGAGAGAACTTATCAACCCAAAGGATGGGTCCATCACATCAGTCATGTACTATGTAAATGATGGAGTGTACGGCAGTTTCAATTGTATTCTGTATGATCACATGAAAGTGACACCAGTGCCTCTCAAA GCAGCTGGACTTGAAATGCGTCCGTGTTCTGTCTGGGGACCAACTTGTGATGGTCTGGATCAAATAGTTGAGTCTACTATGCTACCAGAGTTGGATATAGGAGACTGGCTGATTTTTGAGAATATGGGTGCTTACACACTGCCTGTGGCGTCTCCATTCAATGGCTTCCCTGTTCCCAAAGTGCATACTGTGATTGACGTCCAAGGCTG GTTGCTGCTCAAAGACCGACTACCCATGACGGAGAATCATTTTGTCATTGGAAACACACCAGCAAATCTACACCTGGGTCTATCCATAGATGGTCAAGGCAACATTGATGAGTGGGATGAAGTTCACATGCCTGTTTCATCTTCTGATGATGAGATTATGGATGATCACATGTCACATTCAGCTGTAGGCTCAAGCATCGTATATCCATTCCTTCAGATGGGACAAGTCAATTAG